The following is a genomic window from Procambarus clarkii isolate CNS0578487 chromosome 75, FALCON_Pclarkii_2.0, whole genome shotgun sequence.
ATTTAATTGCCTCATCAgtgaagtgcaaggaagcagcttaTATGGAATTAACTCTTCGATGAAAACATCACTTATTTGGTCAACACCACATCAACAACAGCATTACCGTCTCGGTCTCTCACTAAAGGTGTTGGCAACCTCTCAAGAACAAGCTGTGGGATCCTGCCTAAATCAATTACAGGTTTGGGTAGTTTATCTATGGTGTCCAAGGACTGAATAACTATACAAATGTCATCACCGTGATTGTTCCTCCTTTGTTATCAATGGGATGAGTTGAGTCACTGAGTCACCCAGTTGGCCAGTTTTCATGGCAACTCTTCAACGCTGATTAAGCAGCATAGAGCTCATTattgttgtatttttttttttttgacatatatacaagagttgttacattcttttacagccaatagtacgcatagcgtttcgggcaggtccctggaatacgatcctagccgcgaagaatcgtttttacatcaaaggactcattttactgttgagttaaacagaggctacagttaaggatttgcgcccagtaaatcctccccggccaggatatgaactcatgacaaagcgctcgcggaacgccagacgagtgtcttaccactacaccacggagactggtgactTTTCTTATAACCATTTTGAGACAAGCAGCATCACTGTTAATTATGTGAAATATAGTAAAGATAATCAGTTCATTAGCCAACATCTTGGCTGATAAGCACATCTTGGCCAACGAACATGAACGTCAACCATTTAAAATGTTCCTATGTTCACAAGTACTTGGACAATCTTGGGAGCCCAAGTCCCTCTTGATGTCAAGTGTTGTTGAAGGACCCAAGTTCATTCTGGTGTCAATAAGTGCTGAAGTGTCCAGGTTCCCCCTGGTACAGCAAGTGCAAGAGGACCCAAGTCACTCCTGGTTCAGGGAACCGCATAAtgacccaacaccctccaggtacCAGCAACTGCTGGAGGGCTCAAGTCCATTAAAGAATTTTACTGGTCCTTGAAACAAACAATTACACAAGTTTCAAGTAAGTTATGGACTCAATTCCCTCCCAAACTACACAACTGGAAGGCGAAGTTAGGGAAGACTTCCAGTTGGGAGAAATTGGTAAGTGATATAtcgtttctctctctccccaacaTGAACAACATAACTGCTTCTTACTACCCAGCATGGGCTATGTTGCTACACCTTACTCCCACCGTGGCCAGTGATAATGCACGTCATGTTCTAATACAGGGCCATGTTGCTTAACCTCGCTCCCCAGCATGGGCCATGTTGACTCACATCACTTGGTGAGGCAACATGACCCCAGTGTGCTTATGTTGCCTCGCCAAGTTCCCCAGTGTGGGTCACGTAGCCTCACCTGGCTCACCAGTGTGGGTCATGGTGCCTCACCAGTGTGGGTCATGGTGCCTCACCAGTGTGGGTCATGGTGCCTCACCAGTGTGGGTCATGGTGCCTCACCAGTGTGGGTCATGGTGCCTCACCAGTGTGGGTCATGGTGCTTCACCAGTGTGGGTCATGGTGCCTCACCAGTGTGGGTCATGGTGCCTCACCAGTGTGGGTCATGGTGCCTCACCAGTGTGGGTCATGGTGCCTCACCAGTGTGGGTCATGGTGCCTCACCAGTGTGGGTCATGGTGCCTCACCAGTGTGGGTCATGGTGCCTCATCTGGCTCACCAGTGTGGGTCATGTTGCCTCACCTGGCTCACCAGTGTGGGTCATGGTGCCTCACCTGGCTTCCCAGTGTGGGTCATGGTGCCTCACCTGGCTCACCAGTGTGGGTCATGGTGACTCACCTGGCTCCCCAGTGTGGGTCAAGGTGCCTCACCTGGCTCCCCAGTGTGGGTCATGGTGCCTCATCTGGCTCCCCAGTGTGGGTCATGGTGCCTCACCTGGCTCACCAGTGTGGGTCATGGTGCCTCACCTGGCTCACCAGTGTGGGTCATGGTGCCTCACCTGGCTCACCAGTGTGGGTCATGGTGCCTCACCTGGCTCCCCAGTGTGGGTCATGGTGCCTCACCTGGCTCACCAGTGTGGGTCATGGTGCCTCACCTGGCTCACCAGTGTGGGTCATGGTGCCTCACCTGGCTCCCCAGTGTGGGTCATGGTGCCaaacctggctcacctgtgtgggTCATGGTGCCTCACCTGGCTCACCAGTGTGGGTCATGGTGCCTCACCTGGCTCCCCAGTGGGGGTCATGGTGCCTCACCTGGCTCACCAGTGTGGGTCATGGTGCCTCACCTGGCTCACCAGTGTGTGTCATGGTGCCTCACCTGGCTCCCCAGTGTGGGTCATGGTGCCTCACCTGGCTCCCCAGTGTGGGTCATGGTGCCTCACCTGGCTCCCCAGTATGGGTCATGGTGCCTCACTTGGCTCACCAGTGTGTCATGGTGCCTCACCTGGCTCACCAGTGCGTGTCATGGTGCCTCACCTGGCTCACCAGTGTGGGTCATGGTGCCTCACCTGGCTCCCCAGTGTGGGTCATGGTGCCTCACCTGGCTCACCAGTGTGGGTCATGGTGCCTCACCTGGCTCTCCAGTGTGGGTCATGGTGCCTCACCTGGCTCACCAGTGTGGGTCATGGTGCCTCACCTGGCTCACCAGTGTGGGTCATGGTGCCTCACCTGGCTCCCCAGTGTGGGTCATAATGCCTCACCTGGCTCACCAGTGTGGGTCATGGTGCCTCACCTGGCTCACCAGTGTGGGTCATGGTGCCTCACCTGGCTCCCCAGTGTGGGTCATGGTGCCTCACCTGGCTCACCAGTGTGGGTCATGGTGCCTCACCTGGCTCACCAGTGTGGGTCATGGTGCCTCACCTGGCTCCCCAGTGGGGGTCATGGTGCCTCACCTGGCTCACCAGTGTGGGTCATGGTGCCTCACCTGGCTTACCAGTGTGTGTCATGGTGCCTCACCTGGCTCCCCAGTGTGGGTCATGGTGCCTCACCTGGCTCACCAGTGTGGGTCATGGTGCCTCACCTGGCTCACCAGTGTGTGTCATGGTGCCTCACCTGGCTCAACAGTGTGTGTCATGGTGCCTCACCTGGCTCACCAGTGTGGGTCATGGTGCCTCACCTGGCTCCCCAGTGTGGGTCATGGTGCCTCACCTGGCTCCCCAGTGTGGGTCATGGTGCCTCACCTGGCTCCCCAGTGTGGGTCATGGTGCCTCACCTGGCTCCCCAGTGTGGGTCATGGTGCCTTACCTGGCTCACCAGTGTGTGTCATGGTGCCTCACCAGTGCGGGTCATGGTGCCTCACCTGGCTCACCAGTGTGTGTCATGGTGCCTCACCTGGCTCCCCAGTGTGGGTCATGGTGCCTCACCTGGCTCACCAGTGTGGGTCATGGTGCCTCACCTGGCTCACCAGTGTGGGTCATGGTGCCTCACCTGGCTCCCCAGTGTAGGTTATGGATGAGCTTTGGatctggtctcgcctctcaactgtgaatccactggcgtacaggttcctgagcctattgggctctattatatctatatttggAACTGCATGGAGTCCgcgtccaccatatcactgcctattgcattccatttgttaacttccCTGATACCGAAAATGTTCTTTCTACTGTCTCTGAGGCTTATTTaggtattaagtttccacctgtgtccctttcttTGTGGTTTACAAATGCTAAATACTTTGTCTTTGTCGATCCCGTCAATACCTTTGAGAATTTTAAAGGCGGTGATCATATTTCCCCTAGCTTTTCTGTCCTCCagggacatgaggtttaattccttttggctttcctcgtaactcataccttgtGGGAAAACTTCCCACAACACCCATAAACTCCTTAATACAACATGCAGTAATAAATCACTGCTGTTGTTGTATATTAAACATACATTAAATTATCTTAGTAAGGTACAAAAGGGATGGCGTACGTGACAAATTTGCTCTAGAAAACGAGTAATTATTGCCACATCGCCATTTATCTCACATCCAAAACCTTATTACTTAATTTAACTCTAAAACCACCAGTCTGAGGACTGAGTGTAACAAAAAAAGAATTCACTAAATTATAAGTAATTAAATAATTTAAACAAAACTCTTCTTTCCGGTTATCAATGATAACATATCCAGGGATGTGTCACTGGAGCAGGGACGGAGGAGAGGCCATACTGACGCTCAAGCAGGAGCACTTCTGCCAGTCATAATAAGACCATGACGCCCAATATTTGGGATAGTGTAGCTGTTTACTGCTACGACTACGCTGAACCATTAGGAAGTACTACAGTTCCGGTTCACGTATAATTAAGTATTGCATGTTTGGCCATTCATATTCTATTAATTGTTAACCGGTGTTATTGCAGGATTGATCACCCAGATGGGTAAGCGtctattaattttaattaatCACCATTCTCGTGTCATGTCTGCAAGATATATATTGCTTGCCTGTTTTACAATGTAACATTCCAGCCGGTGAAATTGTGACTGCACGAGACAATAACTGGAGTGGTTTATCACACGATGCTACGACGCCATTACTGCATGCTGGCACATGGTCCCACGGGGTCCCACAGAGTCCCACAGGGTCCCGTAGGGTCCCACAGGGTCCCGCAGGGTCCCACAGGGTCCTACAGAGTCTCGCTAGGTCACACAGGGTCCCACTCGATCACACAGGGTCCCACTCGATCACACAGGGTCCCACAGGGTCCCACAGAGTTCCACAGGGTCCCACAGGAGAccgagcgtgtgtctggtgcttgTTGACCTGACCGTATTCTATACAGGCAGCTGAGCTTGTCCATTATAATTAATCAGTAGCTAAACCGTAGAATAATCCTTAGTAAGAAATTCATATCAATTGATTAGTTTTTATTTGGTAGAACATTTGAGGATAATTCCCCAAGATTATAATGGAGGTTTATTAGTGGGGTAGAATTCAATTTATACAGTCCACTGTCTAAACAAATAATTTAATAGTAAATTAAAAGTTAATcagtataataaaaaaataataattcaaataaataaTCAAAATCCCACTAGTAAAATTCtcacatacctctcagttctatgactagtctggtagcatacctctgaaacttctctaactttgttttgtgtttatctAGGAATGGATGCCAGGTTATATAAGTTATCTGAACAATTCTTTAGACAagcttctaaaggcagttcttatattggccaacctATCATGCGCcattgatgatatccttttgatgtgagcttctggggacaggttcggtgtgatatgaaccccaagatctttctctccaCTGGACGCTTGAAAGATTTCACCTCCCATATCGTACCTTATGTTCGGCCTCCTGCTCccgtcacctaatttcattactttacacttacatGAGTtaaattttagtagccattttctagactattccTCCAGTTTTTCCAGGTCGACCTGTAGTGACTGTGTATCTTCAACTGTCTTGATTCGTCTCATAATCTTTTCATcagcagcaaacattgagaggaatgagtctatatgctATGGAAGAACGTTTACTTCTATCAGAAACAAGATGAGTCTTGCCTGTCAGTACAGGGCACTGTGGGATTCTGCTAGTGACATTTCACCACTCTGaggtctccctctctcacagataTTAGCTTTTTCCTGTGCATTAGATACTTCCTTAtcaactggagcaccttaccttttatgcCTGTCTGCTTCTTCAACATTTGTAACAGGCGCttatggggtattgtgtcaaaggagTTCTAGCACTCTAAAAAAATGTAGTCTCTGCACCCTTATCTTTCTTGCCTAATGTTCGTCGCCTGGTCATAGACTTATATTAAACCTGCGAGGCACTATTTACCATTCCAGAACCCATGCTCGTGGTGTGATACAAAGCTCCTTCTCTCCAAATGTTCTACGACCTTTTTccttacgatcttctccatcaccatgcatgatacacaagttagggacactggcatgTTTTTCAGTACCTCTTGGCTGTCACTCTTTTTGAATAAAAGAACTACataagctgtcttccagctttctggtgGGTCTCCAGcttccagtgacctattataaACCTTAGTAGCACACATTTCGATTGTACCctgttttagtatccacggtgagattcatgctgattttttttttatttacaagcttaggtatacacagcgatGTGCTGCTatgctattctatatgaaagtacacagtgtagatcaaaaactagctacaagctcatccaacatccccacctcacaggacggtGAGTAAAACCACTGAATCAGGAGAGAAGAAGACACGTAAGGCTGATCTATAAACTTCCAATGGCAAAATTTGGGTACAACACAAAAATTTCTTCCAATATTcccgagtgtatgaagtaataacAGAGCtatctcataccatttggtctcaattcactgataacaggacaatcgcaGACATGGTGTTGAagagtatgtcctctcaagtaggactgaaaacaagagtttaaccagagggttataaacccatgaatACTCCTACCCGTTGAAGATCTAAATGCCAAAATCAACAgagaaaatatcattaagacaattgacgGGACCTTTAACTAGCCACCAGCTTTCTGTCCTTGTTCGGCCCCAACAAGGAGGCCATACTAGTCCACCTTACACTCAGAAAACGCCTTGGTTGTAACCCTTATACGCATCAAGGACCATACtagtcccccacacccagcaaggGCCATACtagtcccccacacccagcaaggGCCATACtagtcccccacacccagcaaggACCATACtagtccacccacacccagcaatggCCATACTagtcccccccacacccagcaaggGCCATACTAGTCCACCTCACACCCAGTAAGGACCATACTAGTCCACCCCTACACCCAGTAAGGACCATACTAGTCCCCCCACACCCAGTAAGGACCATACTAGTCCACCTCACACCCAGCAAGGGCCATACTAGTCCACCTCACACCCAGTAAGGACCATACTAGTCCACCCCTACACCCAGTAAGGACCATACTAGTCCACCCCACACCCAGCAAGGACCATACTAGTCCACCCCTACACCCAGTAAGGACCATACTAGTCCACCCCACACCCAGTAAGGACCATACTAGTCCACCCCACACCCAGTAAGGACCATACTAGTCCACCCCACACCCAGTAAGGACCATACTAGTCCACCTCACACCCAGTAAGGACCATACTAGTCCACCCCTACACCCAGTAAGGACCATACTagtccaccccccacacccagcaaggGCCATACTAGTCCACCCCACACCCAGTAAGGACCATACTAGTCCACCCCACACCCAGTAAGGACCATACTAGTCCACCCCACACCCAGTAAGGACCATACTagtccaccccccacacccagcaaggGCCATACTAGTCCACCCCACACCCAGTAAGGACCATACTAGTCCACCCCACACCCAGTAAGGACCATACTAGTCCACCTCACACCCAGCAAGGACCATACTAGTCCACCTCACACCCAGTAAGGACCATACTAGTCCACCCCTACACCCAGTAAGGACCATACTagtccaccccccacacccagcaaggGCCATACTAGTCCACCCCACACCCAGTAAGGACCATACTAGTCCACCCCACACCCAGTAAGGACCATACTAGTCCACCTCACGCCTAATACATGTTAATATTACTCGATGATAAATATGCTAATATTACACAACACATTGAACATAGATTGCGACAATGACCACAATTGCCACCATGGCCATAATTGCCAACATGGCCATAATTGCCACCATGGCCATAATTGCCACCATGACCACAATTGCCACCATGGCCATAATTGCCACCATGGCCATAATTGCCACCATGGCCATAATTGCCACCATGGCCATAATTGCCACCATGGCCATAATTGCCACAATGGCCATAATTGCCACCATGACCATAATTGCCAGCATGGCCATAATTGCCACCATGGCCATACTAGTCCACCCCTACACCCAGTAAGAACCATACTAGTCCACCTCACACCCAGCAAGGGCCATACAAGTCCACCCCACTCCCAGTAAGGACCATACTAGTCCACCTCACACCCAGCAAGGGCCATACTAGTCCACCTCACACCCAGCAAGGGCCATACAAGTCAACCCCACACCCAGTAAGGACCATACTAGTCCACCTCACACCCAGCAAGGGCCATACTAGTCCACCTCACACCCAGCAAGGGCCATACAAGTCCACCCCTACACCCAGTAAGGACCATACTAGTCCACCTCACACCCAGCAAGGACCATACTAGTCCACCCCTACACCCAGTAAGGACCATACTAGTCCACCCCACACCCAGCAAGGGCCATACTAGTCCACCCCACACCCAGCAAGGGCCATACTAGTCCACCCCACACCCAATAAGGACCATACTAGTCCACCCCACACCCAGCAAGGGCCATACTAGTCCACCCCACACCCAATAAGGACCATACTAGTCCACCCCACACCCAGCAAGGGCCATACTAGTCCACCCCACACCCAGCAAGGACCATACTAGTCCACCCCACACCCAGTAAGGACCATACTAGTCCACCCCACACCCAGTAAGGACCATACTAGTCCACCTCACGCCTAATACATGTTAATATTACTCGATGATAAATATGCTAATATTACACAACACATTGAACATAGATTGCGACAATGACCACAATTGCCACCATGGCCATAATTGCCAACATGGCCATAATTGCCACCATGGCCATAATTGCCACCATGACCACAATTGCCACCATGGCCATAATTGCCACCATGGCCATAATTGCCACCATGGCCATAATTGCCACCATGACCACAATTGCCACCATGGCCATAATTGCCACCATGGCCATAATTGCCACAATGGCCATAATTGTCACCATGACCATAATTGCCAACATGGCCATAATTGCCACCATGGCCATAATTGCCACCATGGCCATAATTGCCACCATGGTCATAATTGCCACCATGGCCATAATTGTCATCATGACCATAATTGCCACCATGACCATAGTTGCCAGCATGGCCATAATTGCCACCGTGACCATAATTGCCACAATGGCCATAATTGCCACCATGACCATAATTGCCAGCATGGCCATAATTGCCACCGTTGCCATAATTGCCACCGTGGCCATAATTGCCACCATGACCACAATTGCCACCATGGCCATAATTGCCACCATAGCCATAATTGCCACAATGGCCATAATTGCCACCATGACCATAATTGCCAGCATGGCCATAATTGCCACCGTGACCATAATTGCCACCATGACCATAATTGCCACCATGACCATAATTGCCACCATGACCATAATTGCCACCATGGCCGTAATTGCCACCATGGCCATAATTGCCACCATGGCAATAATTGCCACCGTGGCCATAATTGCCACCATGGCCGTAATTGCCACCCTGACCATAATTGCCAGCATGGCCATAATTGCCACCATGGCCATAATTGCCACCGTGGCCATAATTGCCAGCATGGCCAAAATAGCCACCATGGCCATAATTGCCACCGTGGCCATAATTGCCAGCATGGCCATAATTGCCACCACGGCCATAATTGCCAGCATGGCCATAATTGCCACCATGACCATAATTGCCACCGTGGCCATAATTGCCAGCATGGCCATAATTGCCACCGTGGCCATAATTGCCAGCATGGCCATAATAGCCACCATGGCCATAATTGCCACCATGGCCATAATTGCCAGCATGGCCATAATTGCCACCATTGCCATAATTTCCACCATGGCCATAATTGTCATCACGGCCACATTAAAACTATTTTCACTTTACTGAAACATTGTCACTCTAAATAAATTGAACTATTGCCTATAACTTGATTAAACGTACGAGACATACTTTATACAGGTTCCTTGGCTGTATTCTACGGTGGATATTGTGTCTGAGTTGATCATTAACTCTTGTGACATGCACTCGACTTTCTATATTCCACATAACTCAGCACTTGCACTAGTTATTCCACTGATAGTACATATTGGCACGTACTGTTCTACAGAGAGTTGGCCGAATTTATACGAAAACGTTTCTATATTGACGAGTCTGATATTATTGTTTATATTCTCAAACAAAACAGATTGAAAGACAACAACTCTATTACCTCGTATAGAGTATTGCTAATTACGAAATTCCCACTCAATTTGTGTGATAATTTGAAAAGCCAAAAAAACACAGATTCATTTCTAAATGACTTCGGAATTCATTGAGATTTTTGTTAAATCGTGAGTGAAACAGAAAACTCGCCAATGTTATCAGCTATCATTGAGCGTGCACTCACCTGACTGTGCTTACTAAGTAAGACTTAGTTCATGGGCCCCGCCTTTTAGTTACACGTACCATGATGAAATGATTCAAGAGCCTATACTTCTCGTTATACCTATTCCAGAAGCTGACTATGCAGTTAACTGTAactcagcccaaccacttgggttggacggttgagcgacggtctcgcttcatgcaggtcggattTCAATTCCCGAACGTCCAAGTGGTTACgtaccattccttacccccccttcccatcccatcccaaatcattatcctctCCCCTTCTAAGTCCTATATTGTTGTaataacttggcgctttccccctgttaGTTCTTTACTTCCTTTCCACTCTACTTAATTCCGTTTTCTAGTATTCCTGTACTAATGAAGTGTCCCATCGACACACGAACGGCATGTCACTAGTTCTACCGCGGCTCATATTGAGCATTTCAGTTTTCTTCATTATGTCAGTGCTTCTGAGAGTCTTATATGTTCTGCTCATGTCATCTGCGTCCCGTGTCTCCCAGAGTGTATTGTTCCGCCAGATACTGGACCACTTGTCTCACATACGTTGCTTAATTTTAATCATATAACCCGGAAACTTATAAATTTGGTTATTGTTCATTAATATTAAACAAACAAGAACTCTGAATAAGCTTGAGTTCTTACCCGGGATTGTGGTGGGGTTATCCCCTAGCCTATTCCTTCTCactaccacgattgtattattgttAATGATTGTTAATTAATCATTAATGATAATGATCGAGAGGAAGATTGCTAATGAGAGATtattgaaatagagggaatagagagaacatatacggcatgaaataaagcacctaaattattgggatcgtctcaaagctctccaaatttactcactagaaaggagacaagagatatatcaaataatatacacgtggaaaatactggatggCCAAGTCCCgagtctacacagtaaaataacaacttactgaggtgaacgatatggaagaaaatgcagaataaaaccagtgaaaATCAGTGGggaatagacacaatcagagaacactgtatgaacatcagagatcTACTGTTGTTCAACATATTCTCAGCaagtataataaatattgccgaaacaaccgtgTACATCTTCAAGTTAAAACTAGATActgtagttttcttcaagaagtgccggacgaaCCGGGCTGAGGTGgacatgtgggtctgcgggctgctccaagcatcagccaagctctcacaagtcaagcctggcctcgggccgggcttgggaagtacaaCTCCCCAAACCCCATCTAGCAGGTATCAAGCATGTAATGCTTGATACTTGATAAAATAGATTGATAAAATAGATAATTTCACGGGGTACTTAACGGAACTGTGAGGCAGAGATATTAACGCTACTCTGAACTAAGTCTGTTGACTTTATGCCTACTTAAGCATGAATTTGTGTTTGTCGATATATGGCAACCAGGGCGGAGGTTGTTCTCCAACTTGTGTGTATCAAAACAATATGGTCGtgtcctccctccacccctcacgCTCTCGTCCATATGAGAATCAATAGTTATTAAATTGTGAGTTGGGCTTAAAATTAGAATTGTTACAGAATTCGAATTAAATacattaatttgatttatatATAAGACATTGGATTTAATATAAGCACCTAAGTTATTTAACGAGATATATGAGAACAATTTCACTTACGAAACAGCTTCGGGCTGACGAGTGAACCGGATGACGCAGGGACCGCAAGTATTACATCAGCCCTTCCATATTATCTAACATATGTAAGAATTATTATAACAGAGGGCAAGTCCTCATAGATTttagtgcaaaaattaatatttaataattagtcATATAGATTTAAACAGAGGACGAATCCTCAGAGTTTATTTTAGGTCAAAACTTGCATTTGATATAATATTAAACTGTTTCCAAAGGTGTTTTCTGTTCCCATCTTAATTACTTTGGTGCCTATTATCTATCTAGGTCTTCGTACTGGATTTCTTCAGTTGTCAATTAGTCTGATTTTGTCTGCAAAGTGAATTCGACTGAGCATTTTGTAGGTACTGATAACGTTCTTAGCAATTCGTTCAAACCTAAAGAATTTGCAAAACCGGGTTTTAGTTCCTGGTTTCTGCCTCTTCTAAAATCGATTATATAATGCAATCATAATCGAGTCCCTATTTCTTTACCATCTCTGTTTTTGAAAATATAAAGTAAActtttaatttaataaaatacaaaCTAAAGCGTGAAACGATAACTCGAAAAATATGTAAATGTGAGAGGTTGGATATTAATAGGTGTGGCCTTGCCGACTCCAACCAGCCTGTCGTCAAACGTTTTCCCAACGTTAAGAAGCTGTCGTGCTCTAGTCCAACTCTTGTGTACAACCTAACACTAACACTGTTCTCTAACGATTATGTggcagacatcataaaaagaaaggtgaaacgccatgcaacctctgaagagtcaacaaaCACATCActtgtacccccctattagactgttagatttgtctgtagggataacgttcctattaataatatctttcaggatatTTTCATCCGTTTTCTGAGCAGTcgaaagaaattcctgtaaatgtcctgaaagatattattaataggaacgttatccctacagacaaaaatcagatgatacaattgacaatttactacaaaaagaacacgcccaacctactcatgaaaaactctccagacaccaaactgaacgccttgaaagaaaccaacgtcgtgtaTGCCTTCATATGCCCACTTGGGGCATATGAAGGCATACACTCCTGCCTGTCAGCcttaaagatctcagtatatcggcatgacaacaatgtctctttctaggcgattaacaatgcacaaaaacAGGGCTtcttcaaggaacatataatctcctctcacaaccagaccatcaccagagaaatcttaacaagcaacatagaaatcatcgatagatacagcgatagcagaagactcgacatcagcgaggccctacacatcaaaaagtcaacaccaacaatcaacagccaattaacacataactatattctactcacttca
Proteins encoded in this region:
- the LOC138356998 gene encoding uncharacterized PE-PGRS family protein PE_PGRS20-like, with protein sequence MTIMAMVEIMAMVAIMAMLAIMAMVAIMAMVAIMAMLAIMATVAIMAMLAIMATVAIMVMVAIMAMLAIMAVVAIMAMLAIMATVAIMAMVAILAMLAIMATVAIMAMVGGNYGHGGNYGHGGNYCHGGNYGHGGNYGHGGNYGHGGNYGHGGNYGHGGNYGHGGNYGHAGNYGHGGNYGHCGNYGYGGNYGHGGNCGHGGNYGHGGNYGNGGNYGHAGNYGHGGNYGHCGNYGHGGNYGHAGNYGHGGNYGHDDNYGHGGNYDHGGNYGHGGNYGHGGNYGHVGNYGHGDNYGHCGNYGHGGNYGHGGNCGHGGNYGHGGNYGHGGNYGHGGNCGHGGNYGHGGNYGHVGNYGHGGNCGHCRNLCSMCCYGHGGNYGHAGNYGHGGNYGHCGNYGHGGNYGHGGNYGHGGNYGHGGNYGHGGNCGHGGNYGHGGNYGHVGNYGHGGNCDKHKTKLEKFQRYATRLVIELRAEIYNEALIIIEDLCLEIANKVLNQLEMPSPNRSTPASFGVELCREQNS